One Helicobacter pylori genomic window, AAGGCTAGGATTTCCATTCGAATCAACCCTAACATTGACGCTAAAACGCACCCCTATATTTCTACCGGTTTGAAAGAAAATAAGTTTGGCGTGGGAGAAAAAGAAGCTTTAGAAATGTTTCTTTGGGCTAAAAAAAGCGCGTTTTTAGAGCCTGTTAGCGTGCATTTTCATATCGGCTCGCAGCTCTTAGATTTAGAGCCGATTATAGAAGCGAGTCAAAAGGTGGCTAAAATCGCTAAATCTTTGATCGCGCTAGGGATAGATTTGCGTTTTTTTGATGTGGGCGGAGGGATTGGCGTGAGCTATGAAAATGAGGAAACGATTAAGCTTTATGATTACGCGCAAGGGATTTTAAACGCGCTTCAAGGCTTGGATTTGACCATTATTTGTGAGCCGGGCCGATCCATCGTGGCTGAGAGTGGGGAATTGATCACGCAGGTTTTGTATGAAAAAAAGGCTCAAAACAAGCGCTTTGTAATCGTGGATGCGGGCATGAATGATTTTTTACGCCCCAGTTTGTATCATGCTAAGCACGCCATAAGGGTTATAACGCCTTGTAGGGGGCGTGAGATCTCGCCTTGCGATGTGGTAGGGCCTGTGTGTGAGAGCAGCGACACTTTTTTAAAAGACGCCCATTTGCCAGAATTAGAGCCAGGCGATAAATTAGTCATAGAAAAGGTTGGGGCTTATGGCTCTAGCATGGCCAGTCAATACAATTCGCGCCCCAAACTCTTAGAATTAGCCCTAGAAGATCATAAAATCAGAGTGATAAGAAAAAGAGAGGCTTTAGAAGATTTATGGCGGCTAGAAGAAGAAGGCTTAAAAGGGGTTTGATCAGATGCAAAAGAATTTGGATAGTCTTTTAGAAAATTTAAGGGCTGAAATTGATGCGTTGGATAATGAATTGAGCGATCTTTTAGACAAACGCTTAGGAATCGCTTTAAAAATCGCTCTCATCAAACAAGAAAGCCCCATTTATTGCCCTAAAAGAGAGCGAGAAATTTTAAAACGACTCAGCCAAAGGGACTTCAAACATTTGAATGGAGAAATTCTTACGGGTTTTTATGCAGAGGTTTTTAAGATTTCTAGAAAATTTCAAGAAAACGCTCTCAAAGAGTTAAAAAAATAAAAGAGAGTTGTTATGTTTGAAAAAATTACCCTAGCGCATAAGGACTTGTTTTCAAGGTTTTTAAGCGCTCAAAAAATCGTTTTATCGGATGTGAGTTTTACCAATTGTTTCTTATGGCAGCACGCAAGGCTCATTCAAGTGGCGGTGATTAGGGATTGTTTGGTGATTCAAACCACTTATGAAAATCAAAAACCCTTTTATTTCTACCCTATCGGTAAGAGGCCGCATGAATGCGTAAAAGAGCTTTTGAAATTAGAAAAAAATTTAAGATTCCACTCCCTGACTTTAGAGCAAAAAGACGATTTGAAAGACAATTTTGTAG contains:
- a CDS encoding chorismate mutase, with product MQKNLDSLLENLRAEIDALDNELSDLLDKRLGIALKIALIKQESPIYCPKREREILKRLSQRDFKHLNGEILTGFYAEVFKISRKFQENALKELKK
- the lysA gene encoding diaminopimelate decarboxylase — protein: MFNYEELFQTYKTPFYLYDFDKIKQAFLNYKEAFKGRKSLICYALKANSNLSILSLLAHLGSGADCVSIGEIHRALKAGIKPYRIVFSGVGKSAFEIEQALKLNILFLNVESFMELTTIETIAQSLGIKARISIRINPNIDAKTHPYISTGLKENKFGVGEKEALEMFLWAKKSAFLEPVSVHFHIGSQLLDLEPIIEASQKVAKIAKSLIALGIDLRFFDVGGGIGVSYENEETIKLYDYAQGILNALQGLDLTIICEPGRSIVAESGELITQVLYEKKAQNKRFVIVDAGMNDFLRPSLYHAKHAIRVITPCRGREISPCDVVGPVCESSDTFLKDAHLPELEPGDKLVIEKVGAYGSSMASQYNSRPKLLELALEDHKIRVIRKREALEDLWRLEEEGLKGV